Proteins encoded by one window of Primulina huaijiensis isolate GDHJ02 chromosome 1, ASM1229523v2, whole genome shotgun sequence:
- the LOC140975710 gene encoding protein PIN-LIKES 7-like: MGFWSLLKVASMPVVQVLLISILGACMATDYLKLLSADARRSLNKIVFFAFTPSLVFTSLAQTVSFQDIITWWFMPVNIAITFLVGGGLAWIAVKIIKPEPHIQNLVIAMSSAGNLGNILLIIIPAICKEGGSPFGEKSVCSKVGLSYVSFSMALGAFYIWTYTYHLIRSAGVKYRAIQLIVDDRESTEEPNKDLEASNEDSLLLNGSHHKTESKENPTLWNQILGISHKIWEELLSPPVVAAVIGLMFGGVTWLRNLIIGDNAPLGVIQDSIKLLGDGTIPSITLILGGNLTQGLRKAKLKPSVIITVICVRYIILPVIGIGVVKAASHLGFLPSDPLFHFVLLIQFVLPPAMNIGTMTQLFNVAQAECSVLFLWTYLVAALALTGWSTVFMWLLT; encoded by the exons ATGGGGTTTTGGTCTCTGTTGAAGGTGGCATCGATGCCAGTAGTACAGGTGCTTCTGATAAGCATATTGGGAGCTTGCATGGCTACTGATTATCTCAAACTTCTCTCAGCCGATGCTCGAAGATCTTTGAACAAA ATTGTGTTCTTCGCCTTCACTCCATCGCTCGTGTTCACGAGCCTAGCGCAGACTGTCAGCTTCCAGGACATAATCACATG GTGGTTTATGCCTGTCAACATTGCGATAACTTTCTTGGTTGGAGGAGGCCTTGCATGGATAGCAgtgaaaataattaaaccaGAACCACATATACAAAACCTAGTCATTGCCATGAGTTCCGCAG GAAACTTGGGAAACATTTTGCTGATAATAATCCCAGCAATATGCAAAGAGGGTGGCAGTCCATTTGGAGAGAAGAGTGTCTGCTCCAAAGTTGGACTCTCATATGTCTCCTTTTCAATGGCG TTGGGCGCTTTCTACATATGGACTTATACATACCATTTGATACGAAGCGCCGGCGTAAAATATAGAGCAATTCAGCTTATAGTCGACGATCGCGAGTCCACGGAGGAACCAAACAAGGACTTGGAGGCTAGCAATGAGGATTCACTTCTTCTCAATGGATCCCATCAC aagACTGAATCGAAGGAGAATCCAACATTGTGGAATCAAATACTGGGAATTTCCCATAAGATATGGGAGGAGCTTCTGTCACCACCAGTTGTTGCTGCT GTGATTGGACTCATGTTTGGGGGAGTTACATGGCTCCGAAACCTGATTATCGGAGATAATGCACCACTCGGAGTCATCCAAGATTCCATCAAATTACTCgg GGATGGAACCATTCCGAGCATCACCCTCATACTAGGAGGCAACCTAACACAAG GATTGCGAAAGGCGAAATTGAAGCCATCAGTTATAATTACAGTGATATGTGTGAGATACATAATACTTCCTGTCATTGGGATCGGAGTTGTAAAAGCAGCTTCACATTTAGGATTTCTTCCTTCCGATCCTCTGTTCCACTTTGTGCTATTGATTCAGTTCGTTCTTCCACCAGCGATGAATATTG GTACGATGACACAACTATTCAATGTTGCACAAGCAGAGTGTTCGGTCCTGTTTCTTTGGACATACTTGGTTGCAGCTCTTGCTCTCACTGGATGGTCCACTGTTTTCATGTGGTTACTGACTTAA
- the LOC140975744 gene encoding uncharacterized protein, with translation MARKVVSHQRHVGGLEAPRNSLELPVETSYGVCAANDNILYAYKVTKGSSDKNCHPSEAPIKKLISEEIAEKPKMKKNSPSIVARLMGVDMLPFDSKAAPHMVEVKNRSLEGKLLGKERSEKGSVPHVLPASNPSQQLEFGSFNHHIDSYSDTCGTRVKLNKPKPREHPQEEELQRFKKEFEAWQAARFRECSKVVGYSSDATQLIARADLNREKTSCYANSKRIETSDKAKEPKNLAVLAGPHETLALQNCKMKSKYYPAEEKESLYSNTMSQTEICASQMMNSDLSLDVVSAPTKIVILHPAPGRLGLFEDSWNNTPSTSEERGSIEDFLEEVKERLKNELQGKSSKKRTTARGGEVETHYWGKPLEPKQIAQHIAQQVREGVTKELGVNLHRSESTRSYRSEIQFNGTGSPEFINRDTRKFLTERLTNVLKGETRQEISLSVPHRSKRSVSGNDKMSYSDSFSNELETQSVSFRRELDDSGVQHKQLSPRNLVRSLSAPVSGTSFGKLLLEDRHILTGAQIRRKREVFEKASLTTKKQKKDRFNIKQKVSNFKYSLTLRGRLFRRRVKSISEPHQKNNHLLKDITSGPTVVMNFCETRENFTEVPPSPASVCSSIHEECWRPTDYLSTTPSSGVQQLEESEMPQVFKEINSNLNELRIRLNQLEGSFPEETINEQQPREVQIDIEDRDEAFVRDLLVAADLYDGSHSRSSSKWDPLGKSISYQVFEEVEDYYRRQTTKDNEICTKYHGEKLSHKMILDLLNEVLPTILKQPLNVSRYIEKATGCLHKAPRGKKLLCCLWKIIQESLNPSDDESYYSLDNLLARDLQSNPWSCLMDDDINVISREIESRITKDMIDEMIGTYLMTNS, from the exons ATGGCAAGAAAAGTTGTTTCACATCAGAGACATGTTGGGG GCTTGGAGGCACCACGAAACAGTTTGGAACTTCCAGTGGAGACATCCTATGGCGTATGTGCTGCTAATGATAACATACTG TATGCTTATAAAGTTACAAAGGGGTCATCTGACAAGAACTGCCATCCCTCGGAGGCGCCGATAAAAAAGTTGATCAGCGAGGAGATTGCTGAAaaaccaaaaatgaaaaaaaattcaccTAGCATAGTGGCTCGTCTAATGGGAGTTGATATGCTGCCCTTTGATTCAAAAGCTGCACCACACATGGTTGAAGTAAAAAATAGATCTTTGGAAGGCAAGTTGTTAGGCAAGGAACGATCAGAGAAGGGCTCGGTTCCTCATGTCCTTCCGGCCTCAAATCCCTCTCAGCAGCTGGAATTCGGTTCCTTTAACCATCATATTGACAGCTATTCTGACACGTGTGGCACTCGTGTAAAATTGAACAAGCCAAAGCCTCGAGAACATCCTCAAGAAGAAGAACTGCAGAGGTTTAAGAAAGAGTTTGAAGCTTGGCAAGCTGCAAGATTTAGGGAATGTTCTAAGGTTGTAGGATACAGCAGCGATGCAACACAGTTAATTGCACGAGCAGACCTTAACAGAGAAAAGACTTCTTGTTATGCTAATTCTAAAAGAATTGAGACTAGTGATAAAGCGAAAGAACCCAAGAATCTTGCGGTTCTAGCAGGGCCACATGAAACACTTGCTTTGCAGAACTGCAAAATGAAAAGCAAATATTATCCAGCTGAAGAGAAGGAATCTCTATATTCAAATACAATGTCCCAAACTGAAATTTGTGCTTCTCAAATGATGAATTCTGATCTCTCACTTGATGTGGTTTCAGCTCCCACCAAGATTGTTATTTTACATCCCGCTCCTGGAAGATTGGGTCTTTTTGAAGATTCATGGAACAATACGCCTAGCACTTCAGAAGAGAGAGGTAGCATAGAAGATTTCCTTGAAGAGGTGAAAGAAAGACTGAAGAATGAACTTCAAGGTAAAAGTTCTAAAAAGAGAACAACTGCTAGAGGAGGAGAAGTCGAGACTCATTATTGGGGAAAGCCTTTGGAACCAAAACAAATAGCTCAGCATATAGCTCAACAAGTCAGAGAAGGTGTGACAAAAGAACTTGGGGTGAATTTACATCGGTCGGAGTCTACAAGGTCTTACAGAAGTGAAATTCAGTTTAATGGAACGGGTTCTCCAGAGTTCATTAATAGAGACACAAGAAAATTCTTGACAGAGAGGCTGACAAATGTTCTGAAAGGAGAAACACGTCAAGAAATTTCTTTGTCTGTCCCTCATAGATCTAAAAGATCAGTATCGGGTAATGATAAAATGAGCTACTCTGATAGTTTTTCTAATGAACTAGAAACTCAAAGTGTGTCTTTCAGACGGGAGCTTGATGATAGTGGAGTGCAGCATAAACAACTGTCCCCTCGAAACCTGGTTAGATCTCTGTCTGCTCCAGTATCAGGAACTTCATTTGGGAAGCTCCTTCTCGAGGATCGCCATATACTAACTGGGGCTCAAATAAGAAGGAAGCGTGAAGTTTTTGAGAAAGCCTCGTTAACTACCAAAAAACAGAAAAAGGACAGGTTCAACATTAAGCAAAAGGTTTCAAACTTTAAATACAGCTTGACTCTCAGAGGGAGGTTGTTTCGTAGGAGAGTTAAGTCGATATCGGAACCACATCAAAAAAATAACCACTTATTAAAAGACATCACAAGTGGACCAACTGTGGTGATGAATTTCTGCGAAACACGC GAAAATTTCACTGAAGTGCCACCAAGCCCAGCATCTGTGTGCAGCAGTATTCATGAAGAGTGCTGGAGGCCAACAGATTATTTAAGTACAACACCATCTTCAGGTGTACAGCAGCTGGAAGAAAGTGAGATGCCTCAAGTATTCAAGGAAATAAACTCAAACTTGAATG AGTTGCGAATAAGACTGAATCAACTTGAAGGTTCTTTTCCAGAGGAGACCATAAACGAGCAGCAACCAAGGGAAGTTCAAATAGATATAGAGGATCGAGATGAAGCCTTTGTAAGAGATTTACTCGTGGCTGCAGATTTGTATGATGGTTCACACAGTCGTTCTTCGTCTAAATGGGATCCACTTGGTAAGTCTATCAGCTATCAAGTCTTTGAAGAGGTGGAGGATTATTATAGACGACAAACCACTAAGGATAACGAAATATGCACAAAATATCATGGAGAAAAATTAAGTCACAAGATGATTCTTGATTTGTTAAATGAAGTACTCCCAACTATACTCAAGCAACCTCTGAATGTGTCGAGGTATATTGAAAAAGCTACTGGATGTTTGCATAAGGCTCCACGTGGAAAGAAGCTTCTGTGTTGTTTATGGAAAATTATTCAAGAAAGTTTGAACCCTTCAGATGATGAATCATATTATTCTCTCGATAATCTGCTGGCCCGAGATTTGCAGTCAAACCCATGGTCCTGTTTGATGGATGATGATATAAATGTCATCAGCAGAGAGATTGAATCTCGGATCACTAAAGATATGATCGACGAAATGATTGGAACATATTTGATGACAAATTCTTGA